In Glycine max cultivar Williams 82 chromosome 15, Glycine_max_v4.0, whole genome shotgun sequence, the DNA window GccaattaattaactaatgcaCATAATTAGTAATCGTCACATGAAAAGTAACGTTCAGATTTGATGATGGTGTTAAGGCGATAACAGCTAGGAAGCAATATTtggcaatatatatatgtatatttattgacCTTGTGATAAAACCAATCTCCTATATCACATATTTCTTCAGCACTTATAGTGTAGTGAGAGAGAAATTAAGGAAGAGCTTAATTGAGTGCTTCTATCATAGAAGTTCTATGGCTACCCTTGTTGCTCCAAACCAAAAATCTCCGGTTGAAGACGTTGAGGCTCTACATAAGGCTTTCAAAggtatcatttatttatatagtatacaagaaaaatgttttgcaaatattataaaatagaacaagaaaaaataaataaattgtcttctttaactttggtttttattttgatgtttcCATGTTAGAAGATTACATATAGTAGAATGAACCGTGAAGAATCACCTTTTTCTTTGGTGAAAACCTCTATCTCTGATGTTcttgataattttcttttattttataaactaacCGAGGGTGACACTACAATAACTATGGcatagtagtttttttttttttactaatatgcAATTGTTGGGGTCAtacaattcaaaattcaaaattcgcTTAGCTCCGATCTGTTTCCTTATTGGAAAAGATGTATATAGGTAGGAGTagcaatacaatttttttttgtcttcaatgtttcatttataaatattaaaaacgagaataaaataaaaataacataaactattaataattatttatgaaagtaaaaagcatttaattaaaaacaaataagtcgtagttttctctccctctctctctctctcgaataAAGGCTAATTTTGAATTACCATGTACAATTAATGTCCGTGTGAGTTTGCAGCCGCTCAATTTTCCTGCTTAGATTAGGTGAGGCATTTAAATCAAGCCTATAATGGGTATAAGTGGAATTGCACTTTTTCCTTCTGGCGTATATCAGTGGGTATCTCAGTTATTATATCtctaaaatgaaaatagttacctataatatatatatatatatataatcattatgAGAATTTAATGTAAAACATGTCAATTGgtaagaaattattatttatgtgaTTTGTAAGTGCTCTTACTTTTGAGGGTTATTTCTAAGTCAGCTCCAActactaaagaaaaaaaaaaagagaccaaCATATCAAACATACCTCTTGATGTGTGCTTATATAAGAAGAGTATTTGTTAAGATATGGTTCAAGCAAGAATTGACCTCTggataataatttcaaaaatgattttaattattatagttGAGATTCTTTCCAATAATAAGTGAAATGATTCAATGATCAGTTTTCTTGACCGGATCAACTTATTTTGAGGAATTTGAGCCGATTAAAATATGATCAATACAATAAGAGGATTATCTCTAGGTCGGTAAGTCAGTTCCaactaaagagaaaaaaaaaaagtagagacCAACATACCAAACATACCCCTTGATGTGTGCTTATATAAGAAGAGTGTATGTTAAGGTATGGCTCAAGCAAGAATTGACCTGTGGATAATAATTTCAAGAATCGTATcatcaattattataattgaGATTCTTCTCAATAGTAAGTAAAATAATtcaatgatcaattttcttggTCTAACCAACTTATTTTGAGGAATTTGAGCCGATCGAAATATGATTCAATacaataagataattattataaaaattaataaacatatcaTATTACaacttataattcttttttaaataaatgaccgtataaaattattttatatgataatatttCAAATAGCATGCTGAAAACACATTTACGATACATATGAATATgagttataattaaattctaagaaaataTTACTAAAGAAAAGAGATATACTTTCTTGTCTTTAATCTTGACCAGTATCTTTTGATGCTTGAATAAAATAGAATGTAACAATATCTGCCTAATTCTGTTTCTAGCTtcactttttaaataaaattaaaatatatcacttttttgcttctttacttctttgttttttttttctttttcgaagTAGAAGAAGTATATAACTTGTACATTATCTTCCAATTCCATCATCGCATTTTAACACATTGACATCGGTGACTCGTTCAGTGCtggcaaggaaaaaaaaatactaattcagTGTTCACGTAATGCCAATAAATTGGAATAATGTTACATGATTCTCCAATTTGCCGGTGGTATAAAGGTTCAAATTGACAGCAACTATTGAAAACTATGGCATTACTCATAACAAATTTGTACTCAGTAAAAGCATATATAGTTCATGGCTGAATAGCTATAGGCTATTAATTATATCACACGAAGGTCCAAATTGACAGTGACAACATCTTCAATTAGTTCCAGTAGATTTTGTCATTGCTCAAAACAAACTTTGGTATTGTTATAAAACTTGTACTACACAGTGAAAGCATAGTTCACAGCTGTATAGTGTATTTATTATACTATATATACATGAGCTAGGAAACCAAACTCCAATGTACCAAACACCATACTGAGGAAAGCATAATCAAATCAACCATGGCTACCCTCATTGCTCCCATCACCTTTTCGCCTGGTTTAGATGCAGAAGCTCTTAGAAAAGCTTTCCAAGGTTTATATATGCATTATTTCTCTTCCTAttccttaaataaaaaataataataatacttagATTGATATTGCTTTTGAATTGGTTATGTTTTTCTTGCCATGTTGAAAATCCATCAAGAATATTGATTCTATGATGGAAAACATTTCCTCCTCTAATCTTCTATACCAATTCTCACAAAATTCAATATAGATTTAAGTTTCTAATTACGAAAAAATAGTTGATGAtcaatatgatgtatgtttGACAAAGTAAAATATGATgtagtatttaatatttaatggttTTGAACTGCGCAGGATGGGGGACTGATGAGAAGACCGTTATAGCAATATTGGGTCACAGAAATGTTCATCAGAGGCAACAAATCAGAAAGATTTATGAGGAAATTTACCAAGAGGACCTCATCAAACGCCTAGAGTCTGAGCTCTCTGGTGACTTTGAGGTAACCATTATTACAACATgattttggtaaaaataattcgGGTAAAATGTGTTTTAAGTCTCTCAATTTTCCGTTAAAATTGGTCTTAATCCCTAtgctttaaaaataatgatcttcgtcatcataatttttacaattagtgaatttcatcccTTTTTGTGGAATATAAGATAAGATACTGGGTGAGGAAGAAATTCacccattataaaaaaaaatacaaggatcaaaataattggttttaaaagaTGAGAACTAAGATCAATTTTGATCGAAAATTGAAGAATCTAGAATacatttcatcaaaaaaattcccatggttCTGTCTTATATAGCCTCTAGAGTGCTAATGATTTTGGATAATGTGGTCCAAACAAAACAGAGAGCTGTGTACCGTTGGATGCTGGAACCTGCAGATCGTGATGCTGTTTTGGCCAATGTTGCCATCAAGAATGGCAGCAAAGGTTACCATGTGATTGTGGAAATTGCTTGTGTGCTTTCAGCTGAAGAGGTCTTGGCAGTGAAGCGTGCCTATCACAACCGTTACAAGAGATCTTTGGAAGAAGATGTAGCTACTAATACCACTGGTGACATTCGCCAGGTAAATATGATTGGCTATCCCAATTGATATTATGTCTTTGTTCCTCTCATTAATCATATAGTTTGACCACTTTAATGTTTTCTGGATTTGTCTCTGCTTATGTGCAAGTCATTCAACCATGTATCATCACAATTCACATTATTAACTCTTTTATGCCAACTTAGTAAATAATGATTGGACAGTAGTATAAAAAGatgtttctctttttaattgagGATGAATCAAAAGCATAGATTTAAATTGTTGTCGCAATTGCAGTTgcagagaacaaaaaaaaaaaaaaagcttgatGTCATGGCCGAAATGGCAATCATAGActgtttttttaaaaccttgatcaCAATCCTTAATATTGCGAACAAATTCGACTCAAAATTGTGATAGTGATAAAAACCACAAAACCTTTAAGGTTGTGGCTGCAATTGTGGTTCAAGACCATTTTTTAAGACTTTGATCAAAAGTACATGCATATGCTTGATGAAATGTTAGGGGTATATGCTAATGGTTTTGAGCCTGTGCTTGGTTTTGGCTTTGTGCAGCTGTTGGTTGGGTTGGTGACCGCATATAGGTATGGTGGAGATGAGATCAATGCAAAATTGGCCAAAACTGAAGCTGATATTCTTCATGAATCTATCAAGGAGAAAAAGGGCAACCATGAAGAAGCCATCAGGATCCTTACTACAAGGAGCAAGACCCAACTTCTGGCAACTTTCAACCGCTACAGAGATGACCATGGCGCTTCTATAACTAAGGTACACAAGAAAAAAGTTCACTCTCTTGATTGTTCTCTTCATGTTtgatcaaaaaattaaaagataaatacttgatatgtgtatatatttatttggtACAGAAATTGTTGGATAATGCATCCACTGACTTTCAGAAGGCATTGCACACTGCTATTAGATGTATCAATGACCACAAAAAGTACTATGAAAAGGTCAGATTCTAATTTTATATCCGCTAGTACGAAGCATCATATAGAAAGAATCATGTTATTCTCTGCTTGCAATTATAAATTGTGTTAGTTGAAATCTAAAGCTTAACAAATCCAAAATTCAGTTGGGCTTGCTCAATACTCTTAACTTTTTGTTCTGATCCAGATTTCCTGATCTTTCACAATTGTGATTCTTGTAAGCATTTTCATGAATAACCAAAGTCATATTATTCTTCTACGTTggcatttgaatttaaattagatTTTGTGCTTAACAATTATGATGTTTTTTAGAGGATAAGTCTTGGTACAATTATGATCTTTTTTAGAGGATAAGTCTTGGTAACATTTACTATACATTGATTTACcctttttattatgattatgtATAGGTTCTGCGCAACGCTCTAAAAAATGTTGGAACTGATGAGGATGCACTGACCCGTGTGGTGGTCTCAAGGGCTGAGAAGGACCTCAGGGACATCAAAGAGCGATATTATAAGAGAAACAGTGTTCACCTTGAGGATGCAGTGGCCAAGGAAATCTCAGGGGACTACAAGAAATTCATCCTCACTCTGTTGGGGAAGGAAGATTGATGTGATTGCTCTCTAGCTAAGGACATATCTTATAGTATTTGGTTATGCTGGTTTCTTGTGCTGTGATTTGGTTAATTTCCCTACTTTGAGTATGCTTTTATGAGTGCTGTATCTCACTATCTATTATCTTTGTTGTGAGACAGTGTGTACTTCTGTTTTAAATTACTGTTTTTGATGTATGATTAATAcaataaactttaaataaaaaagacgtTGTAGATATTACAAAAGGTTATACTTAGATCaattttcaaaatccaaataTTTCATGGTAGTTTCTTACCGGCGTATACATACTCTACTAAAACAATAAGTAAAGAGAAGATATATATAAGGAAATCAAAAACTCCTAAATAAGAGATATTGTTTCTTGATGGGatttacaaattaaattgaatgcaaaatgaagaaaatttgaatatataagcTAAAGTCTTTCTCCCTAAACATCAGCAACAACGAAGCTAGAGTATTAGTTTGCTTTCTGTAACTTCAGGATTTTACATTTGTTGCCTGTAAATTCATCATTCAAGCACATGTGGTAATATATGTAACATGGTGACGTGTCAACTTAGAGGACACATCAGCACCAAATTAACCAAAGATAATGATAGGGACTTATGACAA includes these proteins:
- the LOC100794511 gene encoding annexin-like protein RJ4-like, with translation MATLVAPNQKSPVEDVEALHKAFKGWGTDEKTVIAILGHRNVHQRQQIRKIYEEIYQEDLIKRLESELSGDFERAVYRWMLEPADRDAVLANVAIKNGSKGYHVIVEIACVLSAEEVLAVKRAYHNRYKRSLEEDVATNTTGDIRQLLVGLVTAYRYGGDEINAKLAKTEADILHESIKEKKGNHEEAIRILTTRSKTQLLATFNRYRDDHGASITKKLLDNASTDFQKALHTAIRCINDHKKYYEKVLRNALKNVGTDEDALTRVVVSRAEKDLRDIKERYYKRNSVHLEDAVAKEISGDYKKFILTLLGKED
- the LOC100794511 gene encoding annexin-like protein RJ4-like isoform X1, translated to MATLIAPITFSPGLDAEALRKAFQGWGTDEKTVIAILGHRNVHQRQQIRKIYEEIYQEDLIKRLESELSGDFERAVYRWMLEPADRDAVLANVAIKNGSKGYHVIVEIACVLSAEEVLAVKRAYHNRYKRSLEEDVATNTTGDIRQLLVGLVTAYRYGGDEINAKLAKTEADILHESIKEKKGNHEEAIRILTTRSKTQLLATFNRYRDDHGASITKKLLDNASTDFQKALHTAIRCINDHKKYYEKVLRNALKNVGTDEDALTRVVVSRAEKDLRDIKERYYKRNSVHLEDAVAKEISGDYKKFILTLLGKED